A part of Miscanthus floridulus cultivar M001 chromosome 6, ASM1932011v1, whole genome shotgun sequence genomic DNA contains:
- the LOC136461240 gene encoding phosphatidylserine decarboxylase proenzyme 2-like → MKTITVDQINMDEVKDPIESFKTFNEFFIRGLKPGARPIAHGDQDSVATCAADSRLMAFSSVDESTRLWIKGRKFSIEGLLGTSVHSNALSNGSLVIFRLAPQDYHRFHVPVSGTVEKFVEIPGCLYTVNPIAVNSKYCNVFTENKRVVSIISTSKFGKVAVVAIGATMVGSITFLKKEGDYVHKGDEFGYFSFGGSTVICVFEKDAIQFDADLVANRERSLETLSVGMTLGVSTRNKGLQVPDLQKFSLG, encoded by the exons ATGAAGACAATTACTGTG GATCAAATTAATATGGATGAGGTCAAGGACCCTATTGAAAGTTTTAAG ACTTTTAATGAATTTTTCATAAGAGGACTGAAGCCTGGTGCCAGGCCAATTGCACATGGTGACCAAGACAGTGTTGCTACCTGTGCTGCTGATAGCCGTTTAATGGCTTTCAGTTCCGTTGATGAGAGCACAAGGCTTTGGATCAAG GGCCGCAAATTTTCAATTGAGGGTCTCCTAGGGACCAGTGTGCACTCAAATGCTTTAAGTAATGGATCGTTGGTCATTTTCCGGCTGGCACCTCAG GACTACCATAGGTTCCATGTACCAGTCTCAGGAACTGTGGAGAAATTTGTGGAAATTCCTGGGTGCCTGTACACG GTCAATCCCATCGCTGTGAATAGCAAGTATTGCAATGTATTCACTGAGAATAAAAGAGTTGTCTCAATAATATCAACTTCCAAGTTTGGAAAG GTAGCAGTTGTTGCGATTGGAGCAACCATGGTAGGAAGCATCACGTTCTTGAAAAAAGAGGGTGACTACGTCCACAAAGGAGATGAG TTTGGGTATTTCTCCTTTGGAGGGAGCACAGTGATATGCGTCTTCGAGAAG GATGCGATCCAATTTGATGCTGATCTTGTGGCAAACAGGGAAAGGTCACTGGAAACCCTTTCTGTTGGTATGACTCTGGGCGTCTCCACAAGGAACAAGGGGCTGCAAGTCCCAGATTTGCAGAAATTTTCGCTTGGATGA